Proteins from a genomic interval of Stenotrophomonas maltophilia R551-3:
- a CDS encoding helix-turn-helix transcriptional regulator, with product MRQLSLADRGQTVSLDKALDDVAPTCMGVARLGSLQTAGTSFTVWLQVRGNSWVEAKEGRFRLRHGEWIAFEKESRPLVQAGRSSLCVGLNLNAEALRVLSEMADCGLYAGRGRMSRGDARVALRLWRDALASGMPAQALRPLLLHLAGLQRGLADNVQRCPGRSRSRKRQVFGRMQRARLYLEGNSHRVVRIGELAELTNFSSWYLSKTFQSLYEESPQSLSARLRLERAADLLRDTDMMVGEVAAASGFDNCCSFARAFRARYGQSASRFRENDGLLPPHSAKSPVGSRKYSVATQS from the coding sequence ATGCGTCAACTCTCGCTGGCCGATCGCGGCCAAACCGTTTCCCTCGACAAGGCCCTCGACGATGTTGCGCCGACCTGCATGGGCGTGGCCCGGCTGGGCAGCCTGCAGACTGCAGGCACCAGCTTCACGGTCTGGCTTCAGGTCCGGGGCAATTCCTGGGTCGAGGCCAAGGAAGGACGCTTCCGCCTGCGCCACGGGGAGTGGATCGCCTTCGAGAAGGAGTCGCGTCCGCTGGTCCAGGCAGGACGCAGCAGCCTGTGCGTTGGCCTGAACCTGAACGCCGAAGCGCTGCGTGTACTGTCCGAGATGGCCGACTGCGGCCTGTATGCGGGCCGTGGTCGCATGAGCCGCGGCGACGCCCGGGTTGCCCTGCGCCTCTGGCGCGATGCCTTGGCCAGCGGCATGCCGGCACAGGCGCTGCGCCCATTGCTGCTGCATCTGGCGGGCCTGCAGCGTGGGCTGGCCGACAATGTGCAGCGCTGCCCGGGCCGGTCACGCAGCCGCAAACGCCAGGTCTTTGGCCGCATGCAGCGCGCCCGCCTGTATCTGGAAGGCAACAGTCACCGGGTGGTGCGCATCGGCGAGCTGGCCGAGCTGACCAATTTCTCCAGCTGGTACCTCTCCAAGACGTTCCAGAGCCTGTACGAAGAGAGCCCCCAATCGCTTTCGGCGCGGTTGCGCCTGGAGCGGGCAGCCGACCTGCTGCGCGATACCGACATGATGGTGGGAGAAGTCGCCGCGGCGAGCGGATTCGACAACTGCTGCAGTTTCGCGCGTGCCTTCCGGGCCCGCTACGGCCAGTCGGCCTCCCGCTTCAGGGAAAACGACGGCTTGCTCCCGCCACATTCTGCAAAGTCTCCGGTTGGGTCGCGCAAATACAGCGTCGCAACGCAATCGTAA
- a CDS encoding winged helix-turn-helix domain-containing protein: MNSSEFLPVEADRIQVGDCVITLSSREVEVEGARRPLRLTPKALGVLRVLMRQPGRVVTREELFAEVWPDTLPTNDVLTQAVTQLRKVFANDDDNGQAYIETIAKSGYRLLVPVLVLDDVAPVVEVDAVPEVMPALAGASAIPTATVLPAPSRRSGWRQLRRQLLWVLGVLMLAALVVMATLLLRRGPETSSPVDAAVENGVRVIGSPQRPYRLITATSGFETYPTLSPDGSQVAYEGANEDGAGGGAIKVQTSGNAPARQLALPPKGASDRFPSWSPDGREIAFARFSADGGCQVLIASATGGVVRQATRCDGTELLSFDWTPDGRGLVFGSMVGRYAHRGIRVLDLASGQWRALAYEVDQDDFDYAPRYSPDGKWLVFVRNPQMGDLWRMPAGGGALEQLTNESAEQRGWAWLGDGRSIVFGRRVDSEVRLYYLDVERRTLRDAGLDDAQWPTVSRHGDVLAFVHRRAQFGVFRMPMAGGGAERLFASSGRDGQPMAAPDGRQLVFTSDRSGSFALWWADMQRPDSLRPIEGLRPEGRQAPDWSADSRQLLVVGRDEHGRTVVYEIAPRDERLQPLPVPVEQPLQALYGATPGQLLVVERDAEQRTRLSLFDRSVTPWRRLASIDGVSQARFDRGGGRVLFTRLASGGLWSVDASLSPASVQQVSEDRPSRWRYRTWTVAGAGGIGYLGTSAECGTTLVHIQAGKEAPERCLDRQRLSAGNGISASADGRDLFVALAISDGADIGVMQLPKPAPTLFPAFLNSLILKKNISS; encoded by the coding sequence ATGAACAGCAGCGAATTCCTGCCCGTCGAGGCCGACCGTATCCAGGTTGGCGACTGCGTCATCACCTTGTCCTCGCGAGAGGTCGAGGTCGAAGGCGCACGTCGACCTCTCCGGTTGACGCCGAAGGCGCTGGGCGTGCTGCGGGTGCTGATGCGTCAGCCGGGGCGGGTCGTGACCCGTGAAGAGCTGTTTGCAGAAGTCTGGCCCGATACGCTGCCCACCAATGACGTGCTGACCCAGGCGGTCACCCAGCTACGCAAGGTGTTCGCCAATGACGACGACAATGGCCAGGCCTACATCGAGACCATCGCCAAGAGCGGCTATCGCCTGTTGGTGCCGGTGCTGGTGCTGGATGACGTGGCGCCTGTCGTGGAGGTTGATGCGGTCCCTGAGGTGATGCCCGCGCTGGCAGGTGCCAGTGCGATTCCGACGGCGACGGTGTTGCCGGCTCCTTCACGGCGCAGTGGATGGCGGCAGTTGCGCCGGCAACTGCTGTGGGTGCTGGGTGTGCTGATGCTGGCCGCGCTGGTGGTCATGGCCACGCTGCTGTTGCGCCGCGGACCGGAAACGAGTTCGCCAGTGGATGCGGCGGTCGAGAACGGTGTGCGGGTGATCGGCAGCCCGCAGCGCCCCTATCGCTTGATCACTGCGACCAGTGGTTTTGAGACGTATCCCACGCTTTCGCCGGATGGCTCGCAGGTTGCCTATGAAGGCGCCAACGAGGACGGTGCCGGCGGCGGCGCGATCAAGGTGCAGACGTCCGGTAATGCCCCGGCCAGGCAGCTGGCGCTGCCACCCAAGGGTGCCAGTGACCGTTTCCCGAGCTGGTCGCCGGATGGGCGCGAGATCGCTTTTGCCCGTTTCAGTGCCGATGGGGGGTGCCAGGTATTGATCGCCAGCGCGACCGGAGGCGTCGTGCGCCAGGCCACGCGCTGCGACGGAACCGAGCTGCTGAGTTTCGACTGGACCCCCGATGGCCGTGGCCTGGTCTTCGGCAGCATGGTGGGCCGCTACGCCCATCGTGGTATCCGCGTGCTCGACCTGGCCAGCGGGCAATGGCGCGCGCTGGCGTATGAGGTTGACCAGGATGATTTCGACTACGCGCCGCGTTACTCGCCCGACGGCAAGTGGCTGGTGTTTGTCCGCAACCCGCAGATGGGCGACCTCTGGCGGATGCCAGCAGGCGGCGGTGCGCTGGAACAACTGACCAACGAGTCCGCCGAGCAGCGCGGCTGGGCCTGGCTGGGCGACGGGCGCAGCATCGTGTTCGGCCGCCGCGTCGACAGCGAGGTGCGCCTGTACTACCTGGATGTCGAGCGGCGTACGCTGCGTGATGCCGGCCTTGATGACGCGCAATGGCCGACGGTGTCACGCCATGGTGACGTGTTGGCTTTCGTCCATCGCCGTGCACAGTTCGGTGTGTTCAGGATGCCGATGGCAGGCGGGGGCGCCGAACGCCTGTTCGCCTCCAGTGGGCGTGACGGTCAGCCGATGGCAGCGCCCGATGGCCGCCAGCTGGTCTTCACCTCCGACCGCTCCGGCAGTTTCGCCTTGTGGTGGGCCGACATGCAGCGGCCGGATTCGCTGCGGCCGATCGAGGGGTTGCGGCCGGAAGGCCGGCAGGCGCCGGACTGGTCGGCTGACAGCCGCCAGTTGCTGGTGGTCGGTCGTGACGAGCACGGGCGCACCGTGGTCTACGAAATCGCACCGCGTGACGAACGCCTGCAGCCGCTGCCGGTTCCGGTCGAACAGCCATTGCAGGCGCTGTATGGGGCGACCCCCGGACAGCTGCTGGTGGTCGAGCGCGATGCCGAGCAGCGCACCCGGTTGAGCCTGTTTGATCGCAGCGTGACCCCCTGGCGCCGGTTGGCCAGCATTGATGGCGTCTCCCAGGCCCGTTTCGATCGCGGTGGCGGCCGGGTGTTGTTCACCCGGCTGGCGTCCGGTGGCTTGTGGTCGGTGGACGCGTCGCTGTCCCCGGCCAGCGTGCAGCAGGTCAGTGAAGACCGGCCCAGCCGGTGGCGCTATCGGACCTGGACCGTGGCTGGCGCGGGTGGCATTGGCTATCTCGGTACCTCTGCCGAGTGCGGTACCACTCTGGTCCATATCCAGGCCGGCAAGGAAGCGCCCGAACGCTGCCTGGATCGACAGCGCCTCAGTGCGGGCAACGGCATCAGTGCCAGTGCCGATGGACGCGATCTGTTCGTCGCCCTGGCGATCAGTGATGGCGCCGACATCGGCGTAATGCAGCTGCCCAAGCCCGCCCCGACGCTGTTCCCGGCATTCCTCAACTCGTTGATACTGAAGAAGAATATTTCTTCGTGA
- a CDS encoding ion channel has product MPVAVTTRWLAIARRHPSAWLLGAQLLAVVLYPALDDTAGGRAALGMFGMAVLGLALWVVQRSPLGTWLALLLAFPSVVFSLAGALLDRTALLTTAQLLESLLYFYTAGALIAYMLQDHKVTRDELFAAGATFTLLAWAFAFTFAVCQQWYPGSFQGTGGGAQRTWMELLYLSFSLLSGVGLSDVVPLHPQARALVMLEQFAGVMYVALVVSRLVGLTMLRRM; this is encoded by the coding sequence ATGCCCGTTGCCGTGACCACCCGCTGGCTGGCCATCGCCCGCCGCCATCCGTCTGCATGGCTGCTGGGCGCGCAACTGCTGGCGGTAGTCCTGTATCCGGCGCTGGATGACACTGCTGGGGGGCGCGCGGCCTTGGGCATGTTCGGCATGGCGGTACTCGGCCTGGCGCTGTGGGTGGTCCAGCGCAGCCCGCTGGGCACCTGGCTGGCGCTGCTGCTGGCCTTTCCCTCGGTGGTGTTCTCGCTGGCCGGCGCACTGCTGGACCGTACTGCCCTGTTGACCACTGCGCAGTTGCTGGAAAGCCTGCTGTATTTCTATACGGCGGGGGCCCTGATCGCCTACATGCTGCAGGACCATAAAGTCACCCGCGATGAACTGTTTGCTGCTGGAGCAACCTTCACACTGCTGGCCTGGGCCTTCGCATTCACCTTCGCGGTCTGCCAGCAGTGGTATCCGGGCAGTTTCCAGGGCACTGGCGGTGGGGCGCAGCGGACGTGGATGGAGCTTCTTTATCTGAGCTTCAGCTTGTTGTCCGGAGTGGGTTTGAGCGACGTGGTGCCGCTGCACCCGCAAGCGCGGGCACTGGTCATGCTTGAACAGTTCGCAGGCGTTATGTACGTGGCGCTTGTCGTATCGAGATTGGTCGGTCTGACCATGCTTCGGCGCATGTGA
- the thiC gene encoding phosphomethylpyrimidine synthase ThiC, protein MNAQLSALQQQAQQLSESVTRPIPGSRKIHVPGSRPDLQVPMREIALTRTPTLFGGEENAPVTVYDTSGPYTDPEVRIDLSAGLPALRRGWVEERGDTERLEGLSSSFGRDREHDPKLDAVRFPARSLPRRARAGANVTQMHYARRGIITPEMEFVAIRENQRLEAIRDAGLLQQHPGEAFGASIQKIITPEFVRDEIARGRAVLPNNINHPESEPMIIGRNFLTKINANIGNSAVSSGIAEEVEKLVWAIRWGGDTVMDLSTGKHIHETREWIIRNSPVAIGTVPIYQALEKVDGRAEALTWEIFRDTLIEQAEQGVDYFTIHAGVLLRYVPLTAKRVTGIVSRGGSIMAKWCLAHHKENFLYTHFEDICEIMKAYDVTFSLGDGLRPGCIADANDAAQFGELETLGELTKIAWKHDVQTMIEGPGHVPMQLIKENMDKQLRECGEAPFYTLGPLTTDIAPGYDHITSAIGAAMIGWFGTAMLCYVTPKEHLGLPNRQDVRDGIMAYRIAAHAADLAKGHPGAQVRDNALSKARFEFRWEDQFHLGLDPEKAKEFHDETLPKDAHKLAHFCSMCGPHFCSMKITQDVREYAESGMKERSEAFRAAGAEVYHQG, encoded by the coding sequence ATGAACGCACAGCTCTCCGCCCTGCAGCAACAGGCCCAGCAACTCTCCGAATCCGTGACCCGGCCCATTCCCGGTTCGCGCAAGATCCACGTGCCCGGTTCACGCCCGGATCTGCAGGTGCCGATGCGCGAGATCGCGCTGACCCGCACGCCGACCTTGTTCGGCGGAGAAGAGAATGCACCGGTGACCGTTTACGACACGTCGGGCCCGTACACCGACCCGGAGGTGCGCATCGATCTGTCCGCTGGTTTGCCGGCACTGCGTCGCGGCTGGGTGGAAGAACGCGGTGATACCGAGCGGCTGGAAGGACTGAGTTCTTCGTTCGGTCGCGATCGCGAGCATGACCCGAAGCTCGATGCGGTGCGCTTCCCCGCGCGCAGCCTGCCGCGCCGTGCGCGCGCAGGTGCCAACGTCACCCAGATGCATTACGCGCGCCGCGGCATCATCACCCCGGAAATGGAATTCGTCGCGATCCGCGAGAACCAGCGGCTGGAAGCGATCCGCGATGCCGGCCTGTTGCAGCAGCATCCGGGCGAGGCGTTCGGCGCTTCGATCCAGAAGATCATCACGCCGGAGTTCGTGCGCGATGAAATCGCGCGCGGCCGTGCGGTGCTGCCCAACAACATCAACCATCCGGAAAGTGAGCCGATGATCATCGGCCGTAACTTCCTGACCAAGATCAACGCCAACATCGGCAACAGCGCGGTGTCCTCCGGTATTGCCGAAGAGGTGGAGAAGCTGGTGTGGGCAATCCGCTGGGGCGGCGACACGGTGATGGACCTGTCCACTGGCAAGCACATCCACGAGACCCGCGAGTGGATCATCCGCAACTCGCCGGTGGCGATCGGTACCGTGCCGATCTACCAGGCGCTGGAAAAAGTCGACGGCCGCGCCGAAGCACTGACCTGGGAGATCTTCCGCGACACCCTGATCGAGCAGGCCGAGCAGGGCGTGGACTACTTCACCATCCACGCCGGCGTGCTGCTGCGCTACGTGCCGCTCACCGCCAAGCGGGTCACCGGCATCGTCAGCCGCGGCGGCTCGATCATGGCCAAGTGGTGCCTGGCGCACCACAAGGAGAACTTCCTCTACACCCACTTCGAAGACATCTGCGAAATCATGAAGGCCTACGACGTGACCTTCTCGCTGGGTGATGGCCTGCGCCCGGGCTGCATCGCCGATGCCAATGATGCTGCGCAGTTCGGTGAACTGGAAACGCTGGGCGAGCTGACGAAGATCGCCTGGAAGCATGATGTGCAGACCATGATTGAAGGCCCCGGCCACGTGCCGATGCAGCTGATCAAGGAGAACATGGACAAGCAGCTGCGTGAGTGTGGCGAAGCGCCGTTCTATACGCTGGGCCCCCTGACCACCGACATTGCGCCGGGCTACGACCACATCACCAGCGCGATCGGTGCAGCGATGATCGGTTGGTTCGGCACCGCGATGCTCTGCTACGTGACGCCGAAGGAGCACCTCGGCCTGCCCAACCGCCAGGACGTGCGCGACGGCATCATGGCCTATCGGATCGCCGCCCATGCGGCCGATCTGGCCAAGGGCCATCCGGGCGCGCAGGTGCGCGACAACGCGCTGAGCAAGGCGCGTTTCGAGTTCCGGTGGGAAGACCAGTTCCACCTTGGCCTGGATCCTGAGAAGGCCAAGGAGTTCCACGACGAGACACTGCCCAAGGACGCGCACAAGCTGGCCCACTTCTGTTCGATGTGCGGTCCGCACTTCTGTTCGATGAAGATCACCCAGGACGTGCGCGAGTACGCCGAGTCGGGCATGAAGGAAAGGTCGGAGGCATTCCGTGCCGCCGGTGCCGAGGTCTATCACCAGGGCTGA
- a CDS encoding BCCT family transporter, protein MVFRVSIALVLLLVLLAGFAPGPFNTVVQSVLADVIRSVGWLYLLVVFLALTFLMYLAFGRFGNLRIGGEDAEPEFSRASWMSMLFAAGMGIGLVFWGAAEPISHFTKPPEGLAPQSMDAARASMRYAFFHWGLHPWAIYALIGLAMAWFQFNRNGRGLVSDMLQPIIGRHHRGWIGRVVNIAAVVATAIGVATTLGFGTIQIAAGMERVFGLHAGVPLQLTIIAIAFVLYMASTASGVERGVKWLSNFNLALAALLAATVLVLGPTGFIFDTFTTTLGSYLNQLVTMSLRMSPFSGSTWVADWTIFYWAWWISWAPFVGSFIARISRGRSVREFVIGVVLAPTVLGFFWFAVFGGTALWAQIFGHADLVQALGNGYETVLFTLFDSMPLPLLLSCIALVLLMIFFVTSADSAVLVLASMSTDEAGDPPLKRKLAWGIAVALIAAALLLAGGLDALQGMITIAALPFALLMVLVMVSLYRVLDQEYTRERRQAQRQRHMIDAWIAREMAAQEETQAEAARAHDQD, encoded by the coding sequence ATGGTGTTTCGCGTTTCCATCGCACTCGTTCTGCTGCTGGTGCTGCTGGCTGGCTTCGCGCCCGGCCCGTTCAATACCGTCGTTCAGTCGGTACTCGCCGATGTCATCCGCAGTGTCGGCTGGCTCTATCTTCTGGTCGTGTTCCTGGCGCTGACTTTCCTGATGTACCTGGCATTCGGTCGCTTCGGCAACCTGCGCATCGGCGGTGAAGATGCCGAGCCGGAGTTCTCGCGCGCCAGTTGGATGTCGATGCTGTTCGCCGCCGGCATGGGCATCGGCCTGGTGTTCTGGGGCGCCGCCGAGCCGATTTCCCACTTCACCAAGCCTCCGGAAGGCCTTGCACCGCAGAGCATGGACGCGGCGCGGGCTTCGATGCGCTATGCGTTCTTCCATTGGGGCCTGCATCCATGGGCAATCTACGCGCTGATCGGCCTGGCGATGGCCTGGTTCCAGTTCAACCGCAATGGCCGTGGACTGGTCAGTGACATGCTGCAACCGATCATCGGCCGCCACCATCGTGGCTGGATCGGACGCGTGGTCAACATCGCCGCGGTCGTGGCCACCGCGATTGGCGTTGCCACCACGCTGGGCTTTGGCACCATCCAGATCGCTGCCGGCATGGAACGCGTGTTCGGCCTGCACGCGGGTGTGCCACTGCAGCTGACCATCATCGCCATCGCGTTCGTGCTGTACATGGCGTCCACCGCCAGCGGTGTCGAGCGCGGCGTGAAGTGGCTGTCCAACTTCAATCTTGCGCTGGCCGCGCTTCTTGCGGCCACCGTACTGGTGCTGGGCCCGACCGGATTCATCTTCGATACGTTCACCACCACTCTGGGGTCGTACCTCAACCAGCTGGTGACGATGAGCCTGCGCATGTCGCCGTTCTCGGGCAGCACATGGGTAGCGGACTGGACCATCTTCTACTGGGCGTGGTGGATTTCCTGGGCGCCGTTCGTCGGCTCGTTCATCGCGCGCATCTCGCGTGGGCGCAGCGTCCGCGAGTTCGTCATCGGCGTCGTGCTGGCACCGACGGTGCTGGGCTTCTTCTGGTTCGCGGTGTTTGGTGGTACTGCACTGTGGGCGCAGATCTTCGGCCACGCCGACCTGGTGCAGGCGCTGGGCAACGGCTATGAGACGGTGCTGTTCACCCTGTTTGACAGCATGCCGCTGCCCTTGCTGCTTTCCTGCATCGCACTGGTGCTGCTGATGATCTTCTTCGTGACATCAGCCGATTCGGCGGTGCTGGTGCTGGCCAGCATGTCCACTGACGAGGCAGGCGATCCGCCGTTGAAGCGCAAGCTGGCCTGGGGCATCGCGGTGGCATTGATCGCAGCCGCATTGCTGCTGGCCGGTGGCCTGGATGCGCTGCAGGGCATGATCACGATCGCGGCGTTGCCATTCGCGCTGCTGATGGTGCTGGTGATGGTGTCGCTGTACCGGGTACTGGACCAGGAGTACACCCGCGAGCGGCGGCAGGCGCAGCGCCAGCGGCACATGATCGACGCGTGGATCGCGCGCGAGATGGCGGCGCAGGAAGAGACCCAGGCGGAGGCGGCGCGCGCGCACGATCAGGATTGA
- the ggt gene encoding gamma-glutamyltransferase codes for MSRRLARSLLAAAVLAAVPALSFAADRITGHSFATRSEVIAPHAMAATSQPLATQIALDVMKGGGSAVDAAIAANAALGLMEPTGNGIGGDLFAIVWDPKTQKLYGYNGSGRSPKSLTLAEFQRRGLKEIPATGPLPVSVPGAVDGWFALHDRFGRKPMADNLAPAIGYARDGHPVAEVIAYYWDRSVPKLSQYPGFKEQFTINGHAPRKGDMWKNPNLASTLQKIADGGRDAFYKGDIARTIGDYFKANGGYLSYQDMADHHGEWVEPVSSNYRGYDVWELPPNSQGIAALQILNVLEGYDFSKIPFGSPEHVHLFVEAKKLAFADRARFYADMAFQPAPVQKLISKDYAAQRRALISMDKALKEVQPGTPKQLEEGDTIYMTVADADGMMVSLIQSNYRGMGSGMAPPGLGFILQDRGEMFVLQKNHPNGYAPGKRPFQTIIPAFITKGGKPYASFGVMGGAMQPQGHAQIVMNLVDFGMNLQEAGDAPRIQHEGSTEPTGQATAMTDGGEVNLETGFPYETVRALMRKGHRIVFADGPYGGYQAIMRDPETGVYYGASESRKDGQAAGY; via the coding sequence GTGTCCCGACGCCTTGCCCGTTCCCTGCTCGCTGCCGCCGTGCTGGCTGCCGTGCCCGCGCTGTCCTTCGCCGCCGATCGCATCACCGGCCATAGCTTCGCCACCCGCTCGGAGGTGATCGCCCCGCATGCCATGGCCGCCACTTCGCAGCCGCTGGCCACCCAGATCGCGCTGGATGTGATGAAGGGCGGTGGCTCGGCGGTGGACGCGGCGATCGCCGCCAACGCCGCACTCGGCCTGATGGAGCCGACCGGCAACGGCATCGGCGGCGATCTGTTTGCCATCGTCTGGGACCCGAAGACGCAGAAGCTCTACGGCTACAACGGCTCGGGCCGCTCGCCGAAGTCGCTGACCCTGGCCGAGTTCCAGCGCCGTGGCCTGAAGGAGATTCCCGCCACGGGCCCGCTGCCGGTGTCGGTGCCTGGTGCGGTCGACGGCTGGTTCGCCCTGCACGACCGTTTCGGCCGCAAGCCGATGGCCGACAACCTGGCACCGGCCATCGGCTACGCCCGCGACGGTCACCCAGTGGCTGAAGTGATCGCCTACTACTGGGACCGCTCGGTGCCCAAGCTGTCGCAGTATCCGGGCTTCAAGGAGCAGTTCACGATCAATGGCCACGCCCCGCGCAAGGGTGATATGTGGAAGAACCCGAACCTGGCCAGCACCCTGCAGAAAATCGCCGACGGTGGCCGCGATGCCTTCTACAAGGGAGACATCGCCCGCACCATCGGCGACTACTTCAAGGCCAACGGTGGCTACCTGAGCTACCAGGACATGGCCGACCACCACGGTGAATGGGTCGAACCGGTCAGCAGCAACTACCGTGGCTACGACGTGTGGGAGCTGCCGCCGAACAGCCAGGGCATTGCCGCGCTGCAGATCCTCAATGTGCTGGAAGGCTACGACTTCTCGAAAATCCCGTTCGGTTCACCCGAGCATGTGCACCTGTTCGTTGAAGCGAAGAAGCTGGCCTTCGCCGACCGCGCGCGCTTCTATGCCGACATGGCGTTCCAGCCGGCGCCCGTGCAGAAGCTGATTTCCAAGGACTACGCCGCACAGCGCCGCGCGTTGATCTCGATGGACAAGGCGCTGAAGGAAGTGCAGCCGGGCACGCCGAAGCAGCTGGAAGAAGGCGACACCATCTACATGACCGTGGCCGACGCCGACGGCATGATGGTCTCGCTGATCCAGTCCAACTACCGCGGCATGGGCAGCGGCATGGCGCCGCCGGGGCTGGGCTTCATCCTGCAGGATCGTGGCGAGATGTTCGTGCTGCAGAAGAACCATCCCAATGGCTACGCACCGGGCAAGCGCCCGTTCCAGACGATCATCCCGGCGTTCATCACCAAGGGTGGCAAGCCGTATGCCAGCTTCGGCGTGATGGGCGGCGCGATGCAGCCGCAGGGCCACGCACAGATCGTGATGAACCTGGTGGACTTCGGGATGAACCTGCAGGAAGCCGGTGACGCACCGCGCATCCAGCATGAAGGCTCGACCGAACCGACCGGACAGGCCACGGCGATGACCGATGGCGGCGAAGTGAATCTGGAGACCGGGTTCCCGTATGAGACGGTGCGTGCGTTGATGCGCAAGGGGCATCGCATCGTGTTCGCCGACGGGCCCTACGGCGGGTACCAGGCGATCATGCGTGATCCCGAGACCGGGGTTTACTACGGTGCTTCGGAGAGCCGCAAGGATGGGCAGGCGGCGGGGTACTGA
- the ilvC gene encoding ketol-acid reductoisomerase has product MSTNDLPQTKIAVIGYGSQGRAHALNLRESGFDVVVGLRPGGPTEVKAQADGFTVKAPADAVKDADLVAVLTPDMVQKKLYDDVLAPNMKQGAVLLFAHGLNVHFDMIKPREDLDVVLVAPKGPGALVRREYEIGRGVPCIWAVYQDKSGKAAEYALAYAGGLGGARANLIQTTFKEETETDLFGEQAVLCGGASALVQAGFETLVEAGYQPEIAYYEVLHELKLIVDLFYEGGISRMLEFISETAQYGDYVSGPRVIDAGTKARMKEVLKDIQDGTFTKNWVAEYEAGLPNYNRFKQADLEHPIEKVGKELRAKMVWLQGQAA; this is encoded by the coding sequence ATGAGCACCAACGACCTGCCCCAGACCAAGATCGCTGTCATCGGCTACGGCAGCCAGGGCCGCGCGCACGCGCTGAACCTGCGTGAATCCGGCTTCGATGTGGTGGTAGGCCTGCGTCCGGGCGGCCCCACCGAGGTCAAGGCGCAGGCCGACGGCTTCACCGTGAAAGCACCGGCCGATGCGGTGAAGGATGCCGACCTGGTCGCCGTGCTGACCCCGGACATGGTGCAGAAGAAGCTCTACGACGATGTGCTGGCACCGAACATGAAGCAGGGTGCGGTGCTGCTGTTCGCGCACGGACTGAATGTGCATTTCGACATGATCAAGCCGCGCGAGGACCTAGACGTGGTGCTGGTCGCGCCCAAGGGCCCCGGTGCACTGGTGCGCCGCGAGTACGAAATCGGTCGTGGCGTGCCGTGCATCTGGGCGGTCTACCAGGACAAGAGCGGCAAGGCCGCCGAGTATGCCCTGGCCTATGCCGGTGGCCTGGGCGGCGCCCGCGCCAACCTGATCCAGACCACCTTCAAGGAAGAGACCGAGACCGATCTGTTCGGCGAACAGGCGGTGCTGTGCGGCGGTGCCTCGGCGCTGGTGCAGGCCGGTTTCGAGACGCTGGTGGAAGCCGGTTACCAGCCGGAAATCGCCTATTACGAAGTGCTGCACGAACTGAAGCTGATCGTGGACCTGTTCTACGAAGGCGGCATCTCGCGCATGCTGGAGTTCATCTCCGAGACCGCGCAGTACGGCGACTACGTCAGCGGCCCGCGGGTGATCGACGCCGGCACCAAGGCGCGCATGAAGGAAGTGCTGAAGGACATCCAGGACGGCACCTTCACCAAGAACTGGGTGGCCGAGTACGAAGCGGGCCTGCCGAACTACAACAGGTTCAAGCAGGCCGACCTGGAGCACCCGATCGAGAAGGTAGGCAAGGAACTGCGCGCCAAGATGGTCTGGTTGCAAGGACAGGCCGCGTAA